Part of the Arachis hypogaea cultivar Tifrunner chromosome 6, arahy.Tifrunner.gnm2.J5K5, whole genome shotgun sequence genome, cggaagagtcttttgtccctcattaaataactcgtagaagtaactcttccacctttcattaatcttctcctcttgagccaacacctctccatccttatcctttatgcacttaacctgatccaaatctctcgttcttctttcccgactctttgcgattctatatatacctttttctccttcttttgtgcccaaagactggtatagaccctcatatgctcttgtttttggttcacttacagccacttttgtctctttcttagccgccttatatttttcccaattatCTGCAGTGCGGcttaaagaccactctttaaagcattccctttttatctttatcttttcttgtatactcgcattccaccaccaggactccttgtctcttggtcctattcctttagattcaccaaaactttcttttgctgttcttctaataacttctgccatctccctccacatctcttccgcgcttccatttccatcccactttgcctcttctcctacccgtcttaggaagtttctttgttcctcacctttcatccgccaccacctcgtccttgggttcttcgtataatgtcttttcctcaacttttgctcaacgcgaaaatccatgacgagcaccctatgttgtgttgtcaaactctcttccggaataattttacagttaatgcaaaattttcggtcgactctcctcaacaagaagaagtcgatttgagagcttgtcatgccactcttataggttataagatgttcgtctctctttttaaaacatgtatttgcgatgagaagatcaaaggttgaagaaaagtccaaaatagttttaccctcggcattgatcaccccgaaaccatggcctccgtgaatactcccatatccagtcacttctctcccaacatggccatttaaatctcctcctaagaaaatcttatctcccaaaggtatgccttgaaccaaactctctagatcctcccaaaaccttatcttgtgttgttcgtccgaacccacttgcggtgcataggcgctaatcacatggaaagcacctccctccaccacaagtttgatagagatgatccgatctcccaccctcttgacatccactacgtccttcttccactgcttatccacaattattccaaccccattcctattcttcacctttcctgtataccaaagtttgaaaccagaagtatccaactccctagcctttgcaccaacccatttcgtttcttgtaggtacataatgttaatcttcctccttgtcatagtgtccaccacctccatggactttcctgttagagtgcctatgttccatgtcccaaatctcaatctTCTGTcacttcgacctttaccttttactttgtgaactagcttatttaccctcgtccgttcacgaaaacgcgagaacccttgctcatttaacactacatccgggcaccgatgcagcggctcttactttgacaccgtactcgagccatacggcgcgttgcttccgggtaacgacctagctttagcgcaataatgtctttgattcatgtcatgggggttcgactatatttttatgttggttgccgaagacctaacacaaccctcctcctttatccgggcttggaaccggctatgtaccgcaagtgtaataTAGGCGGAGTTTTTagaagaaattgaaataaattttgaaaatgaaattaattacTCCACGCATGGAGAAGAAGGTTGAGATAAGCAGGTGTACTCCACCCACTTATCATGAGATTGACATCTATTCGGAAATTGACATTTATTTTGTGCTATATCTACATTATATACTATGTATAACTGTTAATTGTCAAGTAgtcaaagataaaaaaataaaacttattgCATTAAAGTCTAAAGAAGAGAAATGCcagatgaaaattaaaatttattgtttttttttccataaatCATCCATCAATAGTTAAAAatgtaaacaaaaatatattattaaattattaaaataaaaaaattaaattgatgaccaaaaataataaccacaaataataaattctaataatttttaacaattCTCTTTAAAGAATCATAGGAAGTGATTTCTTTTCATGTAATGTTAGGATGTCATTTTGACATGCCTTCAACGCAAGTGCTAGGCAACTAATATGATGTCTTGTTTTGAATATTCTTGGAAGCCTTGTTTATTACCAACTAATTACATTTTACATCTCAAGTCGAGAGTATAGACTATAGAGTTGCAAAATCATTCTAGGTGATTCTCGAGAGTTAACACGCCAATTCCGTGCTATGTATATGCTACTTACTGTGGCGGTGTTATTACTTAGTACTTCAGCTCCTCTGAAGTCAACCAAACGTGTACCCAGCCCAATTCAGGGGCAAGATCAGTAATCCCACATTACAATTTACAGAAATGGTGACAATTGATTGACTTGCATCATCAGATCACCTATCATATCGTCCACATCAATGGTCAAATACTAAAGACCCTCAATAGTTGTAACGAAATCAGATCACTAAAATCCGCAAGGACGCAACATGTACATATACTATTTTTGATGAATTCTTCTTGTGTCTGAATTTAGCCCAAAAGTTGATAAAAGTATTAAACCATTTCAAGTGGGGCTATCTCCATCCAagggggaaaaaaaaagaaaaaaaaaacacagaaaatAAGTGGGGCTATCCAACGCCTCATTGTTATAACCAAGGCGTGTGGGGAAAATTAAAATTTCACACATCCATCTGGATGTCTGTCAGAATGATCCAGACCAATTAGTCACAATTACCCAAACTTTCTAGAAACTAGAAAGACACCTAGGATGGCCACACGAAATAGAGGCAATGAAGCAGAAAATACATATCCACAAAAGCTGCAATTACGACTTGTCCTGCTCAGAATGTCCATCTAGCCGCTGTCTCACATCATATCGCAACGTCTCCAAATATTCCTGCGCAATCAAGTGTGTCCAACTTTTAAGAGTTCATATGCACAAGACCTGTATGCAAAAGCTTAAAAGCAGAAGCACAACACCAAAGAATACTTACGCTGGCAAGACTCTCATTACTGCATAACTCATCCAGAATATCATCGGTAACATTTACACCCCCAGATACCAGGACGGCATTTTCAGCCACAGCACGAAAAACATCTGTTGGTGGGCTCAAGTGATCAATCCTATCCACCACTTCTTGAAGGTTGAGCTGGAATACGTACGAGATATAAATATACATTTGTAACTACTACTATTGCACCTCAGCTTAGAAAATAGGTTAATGATAATAGATTCATTGGggagattttttttttgagagaaaggggggggggggggagggggttgGGGAGAAACAAGCTATATATTATGGTTGAGAGCAAACCAAAAGAAAGCCGAAGATACGATTATCTAAACCAAAGCAAGTAACTAGAAGCTAATCTTATTTTCTCAATAGCCCAGATAAATTACAAAACATGGATGTGCAGTAATACAGGAATATGCGTACAGACCTGTAAAGTTGTATTATTGGAGTTTTCATCTCTGCAAGGTGCCAAGGTCTCAGGTTCTGCAGCAGAGAATAGTGGAGGAGGAGTATCCCCACCAGCCGCTCGGGATCCAATAGGCATCATCTGTTGAAGAATCGTCGAAAAATCAATGCCACCCCCTTGCCCCCTTTCCATCCCGGCAAACATATTTCCCATATCCTGACTGCCAACCTGTTGGACAATTTGATTGACTGTGTTCATCATCTGTGGGCTCTGCGTGAACTGCTGCAACATATTCCTCAAGCCATTAGGTGAGTCAACCCCAGTTTGCTGTGAAACCCCTTCAAGCAAACCATTCAAAGCAGGGCTATGCAAAACCTGAGACATCAAACCAGCCATATCAATCTGCCTATTACTAGAGGGCAGCGGCTGCTGGGATGGTCTATTAGGATTTCTTGCATTCACAGAAGAGCCATGACTTGGAAGTGCTTGTAATGTGTGTTGACCCTCTGTTCCAGTTTGCTGACTTTGGTTGACAGAAGAACCGGATGATATGTCAGCGCCTTTACTTACAGGAGGTTGAAGTCCTGTCCGCCTCtgttttcacaaataaatttgtctataaataattttaaacaaaatgtTGAAGAATACCTCCTGATGTATTACTGGGATTCACTGCTCAAATTCAGACTCATCTCTCAAATTACATTTTCTAAAATACATGAATAAAATTTTCGAAGGGACAGAGAAGAAACTACAGCAGCCTTTTAAATGATATGGAAATACCATTCCAACATCAAAGCAAACAAATACATTTCACAGAGCATGCCACATCAATGGGGAAATTTAAGGCATCTTAGTCAGAAAAAATCACGAAGTAGCTTACCTTACGCTCTAAGCCACCCATGCCCAATCCAAGAGGAGCAGCTCTGGCAGGTTCAGCTACACCCTGTTTCGCACTTGCAGATGGAGCATCCTTTACTTGTTCTGATTTCACTGTTGTTTCTCCACCAGAAGAGCTTTGTAAACCTTGACCGGAAGAACTTGAAGGGTAATTGTCAACTGAAACACCTCTCTCATCATTATCACAGGTTTGCACTACCTCAGTTTGGAGCTGGTTGTGATTGAGGTTAAATATtagtcaattaaaatttttatggggAATAGATATATAATTAGGTATGGGTAGAAGTACTACAGCTCCACTTACAGAGCCACAGCCAACTGAGGATGCAGTTGCAGTTCTGAAGCCATTCATCCCGGTGGTATCTGCCTGCTCATCTCTCTGGGAAGACCTTGATTCAGAACCAGAAGACAAGTCTCGGCCAGTTGATGCCATCTGACCTGTTTAGATGCAAAAACAGTTTAAAAACTTGAATGCTAGCGGAAGCTACATATTTTGCACAAGAAATTGACACGCACCTGATGGAGCTGTGTTATCTCCTTGTATATTACGAACCAAGTTCCTAAAGAAATTCGATTCATTTGCAGCAGATGACCATGGAGTTGAATTAGGTGGTGGCTGTGAAGTAGAAACACCTGACCCAGTCTGTGTGCCACTGGCAACTCCAACACCAGGAGGGTGAGATGGGAAGGCTGCCGACATGAAATTTCTAACGGGCAACGCACGTGCAGAACCTGAATCCCCAGGGCCAGGCTCATTACGGTTTTCATTTCTTGTCCCTTCTCCATTATTTGTCCTAGAACTAATTGCTGAAACAATGGGAGCAAGAGCAGTACCTGGTACAAAGAAGAGTTATTAAAGGTTTGAACGATTCAAAGAAAACCCAGAACTAGTTATATGTACCAGCATGTATATGAATGTTCACATTCCGCGGAGCACTTCCAATACCAATGGCACCAAATGCTGGAGGAGTTGAAGAAGGAATAGGACCACCAAATAGTGAGTTTGTCTGAAGAGGAAAGGGCTGAAAATAGCACAACATCAGTAACATCAGAAACTACAATGTAAACACTACCCAACCTGTCCAAAAGACTAGAGAAAATGTTAAACAAGGACATAAGCAAAATTCCAGTTTCCCGTTTGAATTAATTAATTGCATTTTGAAGAAGCATCACCTAATGCTGAAATAATTGGTCTGGAAgcaccattaaaaaaaattatagatttAAAAAATGTCAAACCTGAACCATTACAGGATTTGGCCCTGATGGAGAAATATAAACTGCAGGTCCAGCATTTACAGCAGATTCTGCCTGAAAATTGAATATTAACCTGAAGGATCTGTTGACACAATAAACTAAACCAAATCCCTTAAGTAAAGGATGAAAACATACAGGAGACTGTCCCATACGCAGGGTTAAAATCGTTCGGCCAAGCTCAAGTAAAAGTGTGCCCAAATGCTGCATAGCAAGTCCTAAGTGTGCTGCCTCTGACTGTATTTGATCCCTTATACTTAAATCAGATGAAGTTCCCTCTCGCTCCAACCGTCCAGCAATATGCTAGAGTCCCAAATTATAGATAAAACATTCAGATAGGATACATGATAAGGATGGAAAGGTTAATAAACATAATGATCCTACATTTAAATATGAACTTCATCGCGATAACAATATTTCTGTGTTTCTCAGAAGTAACTTAAGACTCGTATTATGTTTAGTATTTATGCTTCATTGCGCGAACATATGTGATCACTGATCAGAGATGGACAATAAGGAAAGAGGAAATTGGAAGTTTTATATAACAAGAGACTAAGTAATAAATGCATCTCCCGAATAAATCATTAAAAGGGTAAGTATGAATATTTGTAAAAGGGAAGCCTTAATTACAGATATTGCAGCAACAGCTTGATGACTAAGCAACTGTTCTGTACGATGCAAGATGGTGCTTAATGCTTCAACTGTCGGCAACCCTTGTGCATTGGTAGGCAATTCAACCCGTTGATCTCCAGCATTAGTTGAAGATAAATTTGACTGATAAACTGCATAAATAAATCTATATAACTCCAT contains:
- the LOC112696418 gene encoding uncharacterized protein isoform X1, whose product is MASQGSNEGSSSGITSAECSDSTVQLNIKTLDSRVYNFQLDKNMPVSLLKEKIANEIGLPVGQQRLIFRGKVLKDEHVLSEYHIENGHTLHLVERQPNQSQASGNSTAEPAGANGNDAASVPPRNRVGQISHSVVLGTFNVGDQGEGIVPDLTRVIGAVLNSIGIGGQNTSSPPNATQPATAPPGNEAAGVNSGNQNASGNQAQSGQTFPGQAFQSLPHVVQIPVASGAIPIPSLNAPIPDSLNTLSEFINHMEQTLLLNVYQSNLSSTNAGDQRVELPTNAQGLPTVEALSTILHRTEQLLSHQAVAAISHIAGRLEREGTSSDLSIRDQIQSEAAHLGLAMQHLGTLLLELGRTILTLRMGQSPAESAVNAGPAVYISPSGPNPVMVQPFPLQTNSLFGGPIPSSTPPAFGAIGIGSAPRNVNIHIHAGTALAPIVSAISSRTNNGEGTRNENRNEPGPGDSGSARALPVRNFMSAAFPSHPPGVGVASGTQTGSGVSTSQPPPNSTPWSSAANESNFFRNLVRNIQGDNTAPSGQMASTGRDLSSGSESRSSQRDEQADTTGMNGFRTATASSVGCGSLQTEVVQTCDNDERGVSVDNYPSSSSGQGLQSSSGGETTVKSEQVKDAPSASAKQGVAEPARAAPLGLGMGGLERKRRTGLQPPVSKGADISSGSSVNQSQQTGTEGQHTLQALPSHGSSVNARNPNRPSQQPLPSSNRQIDMAGLMSQVLHSPALNGLLEGVSQQTGVDSPNGLRNMLQQFTQSPQMMNTVNQIVQQVGSQDMGNMFAGMERGQGGGIDFSTILQQMMPIGSRAAGGDTPPPLFSAAEPETLAPCRDENSNNTTLQLNLQEVVDRIDHLSPPTDVFRAVAENAVLVSGGVNVTDDILDELCSNESLASEYLETLRYDVRQRLDGHSEQDKS
- the LOC112696418 gene encoding uncharacterized protein isoform X2, with protein sequence MASQGSNEGSSSGITSAECSDSTVQLNIKTLDSRVYNFQLDKNMPVSLLKEKIANEIGLPVGQQRLIFRGKVLKDEHVLSEYHIENGHTLHLVERQPNQSQASGNSTAEPAGANASVPPRNRVGQISHSVVLGTFNVGDQGEGIVPDLTRVIGAVLNSIGIGGQNTSSPPNATQPATAPPGNEAAGVNSGNQNASGNQAQSGQTFPGQAFQSLPHVVQIPVASGAIPIPSLNAPIPDSLNTLSEFINHMEQTLLLNVYQSNLSSTNAGDQRVELPTNAQGLPTVEALSTILHRTEQLLSHQAVAAISHIAGRLEREGTSSDLSIRDQIQSEAAHLGLAMQHLGTLLLELGRTILTLRMGQSPAESAVNAGPAVYISPSGPNPVMVQPFPLQTNSLFGGPIPSSTPPAFGAIGIGSAPRNVNIHIHAGTALAPIVSAISSRTNNGEGTRNENRNEPGPGDSGSARALPVRNFMSAAFPSHPPGVGVASGTQTGSGVSTSQPPPNSTPWSSAANESNFFRNLVRNIQGDNTAPSGQMASTGRDLSSGSESRSSQRDEQADTTGMNGFRTATASSVGCGSLQTEVVQTCDNDERGVSVDNYPSSSSGQGLQSSSGGETTVKSEQVKDAPSASAKQGVAEPARAAPLGLGMGGLERKRRTGLQPPVSKGADISSGSSVNQSQQTGTEGQHTLQALPSHGSSVNARNPNRPSQQPLPSSNRQIDMAGLMSQVLHSPALNGLLEGVSQQTGVDSPNGLRNMLQQFTQSPQMMNTVNQIVQQVGSQDMGNMFAGMERGQGGGIDFSTILQQMMPIGSRAAGGDTPPPLFSAAEPETLAPCRDENSNNTTLQLNLQEVVDRIDHLSPPTDVFRAVAENAVLVSGGVNVTDDILDELCSNESLASEYLETLRYDVRQRLDGHSEQDKS